The Sinomicrobium kalidii genome contains a region encoding:
- the rpmB gene encoding 50S ribosomal protein L28 yields MSRVCELTGKRAMVGNNVSHAMNKTKRKFKVNLTKKRFYIPEEDRWITLKVSTSALKTINKKGIAAVLKEAKAKGYYK; encoded by the coding sequence ATGTCAAGAGTTTGTGAGCTGACCGGAAAAAGGGCAATGGTGGGAAACAATGTTTCTCATGCGATGAACAAGACCAAGCGTAAATTTAAGGTAAACCTTACCAAAAAGCGCTTTTACATTCCCGAAGAAGACCGATGGATTACTTTGAAGGTCTCTACTTCTGCATTGAAGACCATTAATAAAAAAGGGATAGCTGCAGTGTTGAAAGAAGCGAAAGCGAAAGGATATTACAAATAA
- a CDS encoding DUF4295 domain-containing protein: MAKKTVATLQTKSKRLTKAIKMVKSPKTGAYTFVESVMDPSMVNDWLNKK; this comes from the coding sequence ATGGCAAAGAAAACCGTAGCAACCTTACAGACCAAATCGAAGCGATTGACCAAAGCCATTAAAATGGTTAAATCTCCGAAAACAGGCGCCTATACTTTTGTAGAATCTGTAATGGACCCGTCAATGGTCAATGATTGGTTGAACAAAAAATAA
- the ftsY gene encoding signal recognition particle-docking protein FtsY yields the protein MNLFKKIFSSEKKETLDKGLEKTKTSFFGKLSKAVAGKSRVDDEVLDNLEEVLVTSDVGVNTTLKIIERIEERVSRDKYLGTEELNQILREEIAGLLSETNVGEATDFIVPSDKKPHVIMVVGVNGVGKTTTIGKLAYQFKKQGKKVVLGAADTFRAAAIDQLQIWADRVEVPIVKQNMGSDPASVAFDTLKSAVNQEADVVIIDTAGRLHNKVNLMNELSKVKRVMQKVVGDAPHDVLLVLDGSTGQNAFEQAKQFTRATEVTSLAVTKLDGTAKGGVVIGISDQFRIPVKYIGVGEGIEDLQVFNKYEFVDSFFR from the coding sequence ATGAACCTGTTTAAGAAAATATTTTCCTCGGAAAAGAAAGAGACACTGGACAAGGGGCTGGAAAAGACCAAGACCAGTTTTTTCGGTAAACTGAGCAAAGCTGTAGCCGGGAAATCCAGGGTGGATGACGAGGTCCTGGATAACCTGGAAGAGGTGCTCGTAACCAGTGATGTGGGGGTGAATACCACCCTGAAGATCATAGAGCGTATCGAAGAGCGCGTTTCCCGCGATAAATACCTGGGTACGGAAGAGCTCAACCAGATACTCCGCGAGGAAATTGCGGGACTCCTGTCCGAAACCAATGTCGGGGAAGCTACCGATTTTATCGTTCCTTCCGATAAAAAACCCCATGTGATCATGGTGGTAGGGGTAAACGGTGTGGGAAAGACGACTACCATAGGCAAACTGGCCTATCAGTTTAAAAAACAGGGGAAGAAAGTGGTATTGGGAGCGGCCGATACCTTCAGGGCGGCAGCCATCGACCAGTTACAGATCTGGGCCGACAGGGTAGAGGTGCCTATTGTAAAACAGAATATGGGCAGTGACCCGGCTTCCGTGGCTTTCGATACGTTGAAATCCGCAGTGAATCAGGAAGCCGATGTAGTGATCATAGATACTGCCGGAAGGCTTCACAACAAGGTAAACCTGATGAACGAACTCTCCAAGGTAAAACGGGTGATGCAAAAAGTAGTGGGCGACGCTCCCCACGATGTACTCCTCGTCCTTGACGGTTCTACCGGGCAAAATGCATTTGAACAGGCAAAACAGTTCACCAGGGCCACCGAAGTTACCTCCCTTGCCGTTACCAAGCTGGACGGAACCGCTAAAGGCGGTGTGGTCATCGGAATTTCCGACCAGTTCCGAATCCCCGTAAAATACATCGGTGTAGGCGAGGGAATCGAAGACCTCCAGGTATTTAACAAATACGAATTTGTAG
- a CDS encoding Hpt domain-containing protein has product MPYNLEKLEELSGGDRDFIVSVVAVFVDETPGDLQHLEQAIKSGDYEMVYKHAHKIKPNVDLLGMEEIKSQLLQVEAQARENEGLPVIEEMYAAINGQLQDVITELKTDFAL; this is encoded by the coding sequence ATGCCTTACAACCTTGAAAAACTGGAAGAGCTGTCCGGCGGGGACAGGGATTTTATCGTCTCGGTGGTTGCTGTGTTCGTAGACGAAACCCCCGGAGACCTTCAGCACCTGGAACAAGCCATCAAATCCGGAGATTATGAAATGGTGTATAAACATGCCCATAAAATCAAACCCAATGTGGATTTGCTGGGCATGGAAGAAATCAAATCACAGCTATTGCAGGTAGAAGCACAAGCCAGGGAGAATGAAGGACTTCCCGTTATCGAAGAAATGTATGCGGCGATAAACGGACAGCTACAGGATGTTATCACGGAATTAAAAACCGATTTTGCGCTTTAA
- the rpmG gene encoding 50S ribosomal protein L33, translating to MAKKGNRIQVILECTEHKTSGMPGTSRYITTKNKKNTPDRLEVKKYNPILKKMTVHKEIK from the coding sequence ATGGCAAAGAAAGGAAACAGAATACAGGTAATATTAGAGTGCACCGAGCACAAGACGTCCGGTATGCCTGGAACATCGCGATATATAACCACCAAGAACAAAAAGAATACTCCGGATAGGCTGGAGGTTAAAAAGTACAACCCTATCCTGAAGAAAATGACCGTTCACAAAGAAATTAAATAA
- a CDS encoding fumarylacetoacetate hydrolase family protein, translated as MKIICIGRNYTDHIEELANEKPTDPVIFMKPDTALLREKDFYIPGFSEDIHYEVELLVKINKVGKHINARFAQKYYDEIGLGIDFTARDVQAKLKEKGLPWEKAKAFDGSVIMGEWRPKDEFADINDIRFSLKKNGEVVQQGHTALMLWKVDELVAYVSRYFTLKKGDVIFTGTPAGVGKINPNDYLEGFLEDKKSFALGVK; from the coding sequence ATGAAGATAATCTGTATAGGAAGGAATTATACCGACCATATTGAAGAGCTGGCCAACGAGAAGCCGACCGATCCGGTGATCTTTATGAAACCGGACACGGCCCTGCTCCGCGAAAAGGATTTTTACATCCCCGGGTTCAGCGAAGATATTCATTATGAAGTAGAATTACTCGTAAAAATAAACAAGGTGGGAAAACATATCAATGCCAGGTTTGCGCAGAAGTATTATGACGAAATAGGCCTGGGCATAGACTTTACCGCCAGGGATGTCCAGGCAAAGCTCAAGGAAAAGGGACTTCCCTGGGAAAAGGCCAAGGCTTTCGACGGCTCTGTTATTATGGGGGAATGGCGGCCTAAAGACGAATTTGCGGATATCAATGACATCCGCTTCAGCCTGAAAAAAAACGGTGAGGTAGTGCAACAGGGGCACACCGCCTTAATGCTGTGGAAGGTAGATGAGCTCGTGGCCTACGTGTCCCGGTATTTTACGTTAAAGAAAGGCGATGTTATTTTTACCGGAACTCCCGCAGGAGTTGGTAAAATAAATCCGAATGATTATCTTGAAGGCTTTTTGGAAGACAAAAAGTCGTTTGCCCTGGGTGTAAAATAG
- a CDS encoding competence/damage-inducible protein A: protein MQAEIITIGDEILIGQILDTNSTYIAGELNRIGISVYQITSVQDEKEHIMKTLAEAGNRADVVIITGGLGPTKDDITKHTFCEFFEDTLVRDERVLAHIEELFARYIDTPISELNRQQAMVPSRATVLMNRYGTAPGMWMEKGKKIFIALPGVPYEMKALLQEEVLPGLQAAYHRPYILHKTVITYGMGESAIANLLEDWENSLPSFIKLAYLPNLGKVRLRLTARGENKKVLQAAVDEKIKDLYPLIGDVIYGMENDAALETLIGKVLTEKKMTLAVAESCTGGRIAEQITSVPGTSAYFRGGVVSYATEVKTDVLQVPGELIDKYSVVSAEVAEAMAAGARKLLKADFAVSVTGNAGPAKGDSDADIGTVYIGVAAPGTVYAQKFNFGNHREKVVNKAANKALEILWKEILKN from the coding sequence ATGCAGGCAGAGATCATTACTATCGGGGATGAGATCCTCATCGGGCAGATCCTGGATACCAATTCCACCTATATTGCCGGGGAACTGAACAGGATAGGGATTTCCGTATATCAGATCACTTCAGTACAGGACGAGAAGGAACACATCATGAAAACCCTTGCCGAGGCAGGGAACAGGGCAGATGTGGTGATCATCACCGGCGGGCTCGGTCCTACCAAAGACGACATTACCAAACATACCTTTTGTGAGTTTTTTGAAGATACCCTGGTTCGCGACGAAAGGGTACTGGCGCATATCGAGGAATTATTTGCCAGATACATCGATACGCCCATATCAGAACTGAACCGGCAGCAGGCCATGGTCCCTTCCCGGGCCACAGTATTGATGAACAGGTATGGTACAGCCCCGGGAATGTGGATGGAAAAAGGGAAAAAGATCTTTATAGCCCTTCCCGGTGTACCTTATGAAATGAAGGCCCTGTTACAGGAAGAGGTGCTCCCAGGGTTACAGGCTGCTTACCACAGGCCGTATATTCTTCATAAAACCGTTATTACCTATGGAATGGGGGAAAGCGCCATTGCCAATCTTCTCGAAGACTGGGAAAACAGTTTGCCTTCTTTTATAAAACTGGCTTATTTACCCAATTTGGGTAAGGTAAGGTTGAGGCTTACGGCCAGAGGGGAAAATAAGAAAGTGTTACAGGCGGCGGTAGATGAAAAGATTAAGGATTTGTACCCGCTTATTGGCGATGTCATTTATGGCATGGAAAATGATGCGGCCCTCGAAACCCTTATAGGGAAAGTCCTGACCGAAAAGAAAATGACCCTGGCCGTAGCGGAAAGCTGTACCGGGGGCAGGATCGCGGAACAGATCACATCGGTTCCCGGAACATCCGCCTATTTTCGCGGCGGGGTGGTGAGTTATGCCACCGAAGTAAAAACCGATGTGTTGCAGGTTCCCGGCGAACTCATAGACAAATACAGCGTAGTCAGTGCTGAAGTCGCCGAAGCCATGGCTGCAGGAGCCCGGAAGTTGTTAAAGGCCGACTTTGCCGTGTCCGTTACGGGAAATGCAGGCCCGGCCAAGGGAGATTCCGATGCCGATATAGGTACGGTATATATAGGAGTAGCTGCACCCGGAACGGTTTATGCACAAAAATTCAACTTCGGGAACCACCGGGAAAAAGTAGTGAACAAGGCGGCAAATAAGGCCCTGGAAATACTTTGGAAAGAAATTTTAAAAAATTGA